A region of Dictyostelium discoideum AX4 chromosome 1 chromosome, whole genome shotgun sequence DNA encodes the following proteins:
- a CDS encoding hypothetical protein (Slime mold (D.discoideum) transposon DIRS-1, complete, clone SB41): protein MGGRLFHHKQVWKKLGLPNFCQEVLNGLKVHLLPNFKPMLNPIPISIPEGPKSDCITKETYSASCGKVRTTVGKQCRSGYRQLLVSLQCCYLDDLLIVGSTNEKCLANLKKTMDLLVKLGFKFKLEKSVLEPTQSITFLGLRIDSISKKLLVPKEKKKSVIKEIRNFLKLDCCSPRKLAGLKGKLMALKDAVIPFRLYTRRTNNLFPSYDYVLTVVNNSIKHVIKSSRNARAVNGLSIAMSETEQLQAEDSNRQHYHSFLHQSPGWSDTRSLSSVRTTLETMPQEESELDWRAYSRILQCKSRPPRPSFRNESQIIVHSNQELQLATEEGSVQSYPTSIRSNTDGSVRISPQPSNDQLLNHQNECTQPRLESMEAMSSLPTTHSFAFYRGEDKLIQFEEGFYNTDLPNLEISNLVSDDSSTSSSSSSSHVSSSTGNIPRSIDQTISRVDTNSDSTTLEVKDYSTFQYHVMSFARTTNTKTAEVLGTFHSQTNITLVVFLDYLTHLFKHKPPLAFSTINGHRSMLNQLLLLRNQTDIVNDPFITRIMTALIYHQSHPPSTHTLIYYQGLIITTESIKGPVINAKEQRSGVVSILELTSLDDKNSQVCPNESEPLQVNDINSIVLSTLSKSGIDIVKFKSHSTRSAMASLLLSNNVPFHVVKKMGRWKSNDTVDTF from the exons ATGGGTGGACGTCTGTTCCACCACAAACAAGTTTGGAAAAAATTGGGTCTTCCAAACTTTTGTCAAGAGGTCCTAAATGGATTAAAAGTCCATCTACTTCCAAACTTCAAGCCGATGCTAAACCCAATTCCGATTTCAATTCCAGAGGGTCCGAAATCAGATTGCATCACAAAGGAA ACTTATTCCGCTTCGTGTGGAAAGGTTCGCACTACCGTTGGTAAACAATGCCGTTCGGGTTATCGACAGCTCCTCGTATCTTTACAATGTTGTTACTTGGACGATCTATTAATCGTCGGTtcaacaaatgaaaaatgtTTAGCCAACCTCAAAAAGACAATGGACTTACTTGTCAAACTAGGTTTCAAGTTTAAGCTGGAAAAGAGTGTTCTCGAACCAACTCAATCAATTACATTTCTTGGATTACGAATCGATTCAATATCTAAGAAGCTTCTTGTTcccaaagaaaagaaaaaaagtgTCATCAAGGAAATAagaaactttttaaaactagATTGTTGCTCCCCAAGAAAGCTTGCTGGTTTAAAAGGAAAGCTAATGGCACTGAAAGATGCAGTCATCCCATTCAGACTTTACACTCGTCGAACAAACAA TCTGTTTCCAAGTTACGACTATGTTCTTACAGTGGTCAACAACTCAATCAAACATGTCATTAAATCGTCGAGAAATGCTCGCGCTGTTAATGGCTTATCAATCGCTATGTCGGAAACTGAACAACTGCAAGCTGAAGATTCAAACCGACAACACTACCACTCTTTCTTACATCAATCGCCAGGGTGGTCAGATACAAGATCTCTTAGTTCTGTTCGAACAACTTTGGAAACAATGCCTCAAGAAGAAAGTGAACTTGATTGGAGAGCCTATTCCAGGATTCTTCAATGTAAAAGCCGACCACCTCGGCCGTCTTTCAGAAATGAATCACAAATCATCGTTCATAGTAATCAAGAGTTACAACTGGCAACTGAAGAAGGAAGTGTTCAATCGTATCCAACTTCAATTCGGTCAAATACAGATGGATCTGTTCGCATCTCACCTCAACCATCAAACGACCAACTACTCAACCATCAGAATGAATGCACTCAACCTCGATTGGAGTCAATGGAAGCAATGTCTAGCCTTCCCACCACCCATTCTTTTGCCTTCTATCGTGGAGAAGATAAACTCATCCAGTTCGAAGAAGGTTTCTACAATACTGATCTTCCCAATCTGGAGATCAGCAACTTGGTATCTGATGATTCAAGCACAAGTTCCTCGTCATCATCGTCACATGTTTCCTCAAGTACTGGGAACATTCCAAGAAGTATTGACCAAACAATCAGTAGAGTCGATACCAATTCAGATTCAACAACGTTGGAAGTTAAGGATTATTCAACTTTCCAATATCATGTAATGTCCTTCGCTCgtacaacaaatacaaaaacAGCTGAAGTCTTGGGAACCTTCCATTCTCAAA CAAACATTACCTTAGTTGTCTTCTTGGATTATCTTACACATCTGTTCAAGCACAAACCTCCGTTAGCCTTCTCAACAATTAACGGTCATCGATCTATGTTGAATCAGTTGTTACTCCTTAGGAATCAAACTGATATTGTTAATGATCCATTCATTACAAGAATTATGACTG CACTTATCTACCATCAAAGTCATCCACCAAGTACACATACACTTATCTACTATCAAGGTCTCATTATTACTACTGAATCAATCAAAGGTCCGGTTATTAATGCTAAAGAACAAAGAAGTGGTGTTGTTTCAATCTTAGAATTAACTTCGTTAGATGATAAAAACTCTCAAGTATGTCCT AATGAGAGTGAACCGCTCCAAGTTAATGATATTAACTCAATTGTACTATCAACACTCTCAAAGTCAGGTATTGATATTGTCAAGTTCAAATCTCACTCTACCCGTTCCGCTATGGCTTCTCTACTGTTGTCCAATAACGTTCCGTTCCACGTTGTCAAGAAGATGGGTCGTTGGAAATCAAACGATACTGTAGATACCTTCTAG
- a CDS encoding hypothetical protein (Slime mold (D.discoideum) transposon DIRS-1, complete, clone SB41) — MSTTVNNNEASSSSTSATNSAESFDLRMKSMEDQINNLSLAFTRFMKEPMFSSNTNSRSQPSHDNSDTENEQSEDESSNNVDVPTDYQLSDTLLGQYKHMVNNQGLLVEEECILKKDEISELNKVFNFPSNFQVNVAPFGTPEGITVSSNVKNNDTDLLIVEKRINDSLKPLLLMSSMLSSDSSNVDVELRVQLS; from the coding sequence atGTCTACCACTGTTAATAATAACGAAGCCTCTAGTAGTAGTACCTCTGCCACTAATAGCGCTGAATCCTTTGATTTAAGAATGAAATCAATGGAGGATCAAATCAACAACCTTTCCTTAGCCTTTACAAGATTCATGAAAGAACCTATGTTCTCTTCTAATACCAACTCTCGTAGCCAACCTTCTCATGATAACTCTGACACCGAGAATGAACAAAGTGAAGATGAATCAAGTAACAATGTCGATGTTCCAACCGATTATCAATTATCCGATACCTTACTTGGTCAGTACAAACATATGGTAAACAATCAAGGTTTACTCGTCGAAGAAGAATGTATCCTCAAGAAAGATGAGATATCCGAATTGAATAAAGTATTCAACTTTCCATCTAACTTCCAAGTGAATGTCGCTCCATTCGGTACACCTGAAGGTATTACTGTATCATCCAACGTCAAGAACAATGATACTGACTTGTTGATTGTCGAAAAGCGAATCAACGATAGCTTAAAACCTTTGCTTCTTATGTCAAGTATGTTATCATCTGATAGCTCTAATGTCGATGTAGAACTCAGAGTGCAATTGTCTTAG
- a CDS encoding hypothetical protein (Slime mold (D.discoideum) transposon DIRS-1, complete, clone SB41) codes for MSRNQLTQVVITLQETVVIVNPVVGVMADLTTSMDHQVMLHQVATIPSLPTVPTTVFRRTRSKLTSMWTSVPPQTSLERIGSSKLLSRGRKWIKSPSTSKFQADAKPNSDFNSRGSKIRLYHKGSTRLVIRRCHRTSTSKLLFKTRFLLQRVYGSKTWDESTSSSSRFKKVKHLHQQPIIQEGRNQESTINGQTRLLHGKTRYQESLPPRISRSTIQRLIPLRVERFTLPLENNAVRVIDSSSYLYNAVKTCTFLNTRDLFRFVWKGSHYRWKTMPFGLSTAPRIFTMLLRPLLRMLRDINVSVIAYLDDLLIVGSTKEECISNLKKTIDLLVKLGFKLNLEKSVLEPTQSITLLLPKKACWFKRKVNRTERCSHPIQTLHSSNKQVFMDYLTRLFKHKPPLAFSTINGHRSVLNQLLLLRNQTDIVNDPFISRIMTNIHKLRPSSAKYKEIWDANQVFKHLSTIKVIPKYTYTALLNKTFVLCKMFGLARSPDLFKWSFKGLIITPDSIKGPVINAKEQRNGVVSILELTSLDDTNSQVCPNVIEHSKNKKFSKEKMKSMEDQINNLSLAFTRFMKEPMFYSNKNSRSQPSHDNSDTENEQSEDESSNNFDVSTDYQLSDTLLGQYKHMVNNQGLLVEEECILKKDEISELNKVFNFPSNFQVNVAPFITLEGVNIEVEDIIYFSY; via the exons ATGTCAAGAAATCAGTTAACTCAAGTGGTAATAACACTACAGGAAacagtagtaatagtaaatcCAGTAGTGGGAGTAATGGCCGATCTAACAACTTCAATGGATCACCAAGTAATGTTGCATCAGGTAGCAACAATACCAAGTCTGCCAACGGTACCAACAACCGTTTTCAGAAGAACAAGAAGTAAACTTACCAGTATGTGGACGTCTGTTCCACCACAAACAAGTTTGGAAAGAATTGGGTCTTCCAAACTTTTGTCAAGAGGTCGTAAATGGATTAAAAGTCCATCTACTTCCAAATTTCAAGCCGATGCTAAACCCAATTCCGATTTCAATTCCAGAGGGTCCAAAATCAGATTGTATCACAAAGGAAGTACAAGACTTGTTATCAGACGATGCCATCGAACAAGTACTTCCAAACTGTTATTCAAAACGCGTTTTTTACTCCAACGTGTTTACGGTTCCAAAACCTGGGACGAATCTACATCGTCCAGTTCTAGATTTAAAAAGGTTAAACACCTACATCAACAACCAATCATTCAAGAAGGAAGGAATCAAGAATCTACCATCAATGGTCAAACAAGGTTATTACATGGTAAAACTCGATATCAAGAAAGCTTACCTCCACGTATTAGTAGATCCACAATACAGAGACTTATTCCGCTTCGTGTGGAAAGGTTCACATTACCGTTGGAAAACAATGCCGTTCGGGTTATCGACAGCTCCTCGTATCTTTACAATGCTGTTAAGACCTGTACTTTCTTGAATACCAGAGACTTATTCCGCTTCGTGTGGAAAGGTTCGCATTACCGTTGGAAAACAATGCCGTTCGGGTTATCAACAGCTCCTCGTATCTTTACAATGCTGTTAAGACCTTTACTTCGAATGTTGAGAGATATCAACGTATCCGTCATCGCATACTTGGACGATCTATTAATCGTCGGTTCAACAAAAGAAGAATGTATATCCAACCTCAAAAAGACAATTGACTTACTTGTCAAACTAGGCTTCAAGTTAAACCTAGAAAAGAGTGTTCTCGAACCAACTCAATCAATTAC ATTGTTGCTCCCCAAGAAAGCTTGCTGGTTTAAAAGGAAAGTTAATCGCACTGAAAGATGCAGTCATCCCATTCAGACTTTACACTCGTCGAACAAACAAGTTTTCATGGATTATCTTACACGTCTGTTCAAGCACAAACCTCCGTTAGCCTTCTCAACAATTAACGGTCATCGCTCTGTGTTGAATCAGTTGTTACTCCTTAGGAATCAAACTGATATTGTTAATGATCCATTCATCTCAAGAATTATGACTAATATTCACAAGTTGCGCCCTTCATCAGCAAAGTATAAAGAGATATGGGATGCAAATCAAGTATTCAAGCACTTATCTACTATCAAAGTCATCCCTAAGTACACATACACTGCGCTATTAAACAAGACATTTGTACTCTGTAAAATGTTTGGTTTAGCAAGATCACCAGACTTGTTTAAGTGGTCGTTCAAAGGTCTCATTATTACTCCTGACTCAATCAAAGGTCCAGTTATTAATGCTAAAGAACAAAGAAATGGTGTTGTTTCAATCTTAGAATTAACATCGTTAGATGATACAAACTCTCAAGTATGCCCT aatgttATAGAACATTcgaagaataaaaaattttccaaagaaaa AATGAAATCAATGGAAGATCAAATCAACAACCTTTCCTTAGCCTTTACAAGATTCATGAAAGAACCAATGTTCTAttctaataaaaattcaCGTAGCCAACCTTCTCATGATAACTCTGACACTGAGAATGAACAAAGTGAAGATGAATCAAGTAACAATTTCGATGTTTCAACCGATTATCAATTATCCGATACCTTACTTGGTCAGTACAAACATATGGTAAACAATCAAGGTTTACTCGTAGAAGAAGAATGTATCCTCAAGAAAGATGAGATATCCGAATTGAATAAAGTATTCAACTTTCCATCTAACTTCCAAGTGAATGTCGCTCCATTTATTACACTTGAAG GTGTAAACATAGAAGTAGAAGATATCATCTACTTttcatattaa
- a CDS encoding hypothetical protein (Slime mold (D.discoideum) transposon DIRS-1, complete, clone SB41), with translation MPRNQLTQVVITLQETVVIVNPVVGVMADLTTSMDHQVMLHQVATIPSLPTVPTTVFRRTGSKLTSRWTSVPPQTSLERIGSSKLLSRGQGPKSDCITKEVQDLLLDDAIEQVLPNRYSKRVFYSNVFTVPKPGTTLHRPVLDLKRLNTYINNQSFKMEGIKNLPSMVKQGYYMVKLDIKKAYLHVLVDPQYRDLFRFVWKGSHYRWKAMPFGLSTAPRIFTMLLRPVLRMLRDINVSVIAYLDDLLIVGSTKEECLSNLKKTMDLLVKLGFKLNLEKIVLEPTQLITFLGLQIDSVSMKLLVPKEKKKGVIKEIRNFLKLDCCSPRKLAGLKGKLIALKDAVIPFRLYTRRTNKNQSVSKLRLCSYNRCLGIRCRCHTQERKQGNQNLVIPVVNNSIKHVVKSSRNARAANGLSSAMSETEQLQAEDSNRQHYHSLLHQSPGWSNTRSLSSVRTTLETMPQEESELDWRAYSRILQCKSRPPQPSFRDESQIIDQSNQELQLATEEGSVQSHPTSIRSNTDGSVRISPEPSNEQLLNNQNECTPPRLESMEAMSGLPTTHSFAFYPGEDELIQFEEGFYNTDLPNLEISNLVSDDSSSSSSSSSSHVSSSTGNIPRSIDQTISRVDTNPDSTTLETGDYSTFQSHVMSFARTTNTKTAELLMKSWEPSTLKVYSSSYTRFRNFCTLNSLNPANITLVVFMDYLTHLFKHKPPLAFSTINGHRSMLNQLLLLRNQTDIVNDPFITRIMTGIHKLRPSSAKYKEIWDANQVFKHLSTIKVIPKYTYTALLNKTLVLCKMFGLARSSDLVKWSFKGLIITPDSIKGPVINAKEQRSGVVSILELTSLDDTNSQVCPVRHLATYLRASKGRRKPHSGDSVFIKNEGEPLQVNDINSIVLSTLSKSGIDIVKFKSHSTRSAMASLLLSNNAPFHVVKKLGRWKSNDTVDTFYDKRIIGEKSGGFLNTVVQIS, from the exons ATGCCAAGAAATCAGTTAACTCAAGTGGTAATAACACTACAGGAAacagtagtaatagtaaatcCAGTAGTGGGAGTAATGGCCGATCTAACAACTTCAATGGATCACCAAGTAATGTTGCATCAGGTAGCAACAATACCAAGTCTGCCAACGGTACCAACAACCGTTTTCAGAAGAACAGGAAGTAAACTTACCAGTAGGTGGACGTCTGTTCCACCACAAACAAGTTTGGAAAGAATTGGGTCTTCCAAACTTTTGTCAAGAGGTC AGGGTCCGAAATCAGATTGTATCACAAAGGAAGTACAAGACTTGTTATTAGACGATGCCATCGAACAAGTACTTCCAAACCGTTATTCAAAGCGCGTTTTTTACTCCAACGTGTTTACGGTTCCAAAACCTGGAACGACTCTACATCGTCCAGTTCTAGATTTAAAAAGGTTAAACACTTACATCAACAACCAATCATTCAAGATGGAAGGAATCAAGAATCTACCATCAATGGTCAAACAAGGTTATTACATGGTAAAACTCGATATCAAGAAAGCCTACCTCCACGTTTTAGTAGATCCACAATACAGAGACTTATTCCGCTTCGTGTGGAAAGGTTCGCATTACCGTTGGAAAGCAATGCCGTTCGGGTTATCGACAGCTCCTCGTATCTTTACAATGTTGTTAAGACCTGTACTTCGAATGTTGAGAGATATCAACGTATCCGTCATCGCTTACTTGGACGATCTATTAATCGTCGGTTCAACAAAAGAAGAATGTTTATCCAACCTCAAAAAGACAATGGACTTACTTGTCAAACTAGGTTTCAAGTTAAATCTAGAAAAGATTGTTCTCGAACCAACTCAATTAATTACATTTCTCGGATTACAAATCGATTCGGTATCAATGAAGCTTCTTGTTCCCAAAGAAAAGAAGAAAGGTGTCATTAAGGAAATAagaaactttttaaaactagATTGTTGTTCCCCAAGAAAGCTTGCTGGTTTAAAAGGAAAGCTAATCGCACTGAAAGATGCAGTCATCCCATTCAGACTTTACACTCGTCGAACAAACAA AAATCAGTCTGTTTCCAAGTTACGACTATGTTCTTACAACCGATGCCTCGGAATCAGGTGCAGGTGCCACACTCAAGAAAGGAAACAAGGTAATCAAAACTTGGTCATTCCAGTGGTCAACAACTCAATCAAACATGTCGTCAAATCGTCGAGAAATGCTCGCGCTGCTAATGGCTTATCAAGCGCTATGTCGGAAACTGAACAACTGCAAGCTGAAGATTCAAACCGACAACACTACCACTCTCTCTTACATCAATCGCCAGGGTGGTCAAATACAAGATCTCTCAGTTCTGTTCGAACAACTTTGGAAACAATGCCTCAAGAAGAAAGTGAACTTGATTGGAGAGCATATTCCAGGATTCTTCAATGTAAAAGCCGACCACCTCAGCCGTCTTTCAGAGATGAATCACAAATCATCGACCAGAGTAATCAAGAGTTACAACTGGCAACTGAAGAAGGAAGTGTTCAATCGCATCCAACTTCAATTCGGTCAAATACAGATGGATCTGTTCGCATCTCACCTGAACCATCAAACGAGCAACTACTCAACAATCAGAATGAATGCACTCCACCTCGATTGGAGTCAATGGAGGCAATGTCTGGCCTTCCCACCACCCATTCTTTTGCCTTCTATCCTGGAGAAGATGAACTCATACAGTTCGAAGAAGGTTTCTACAATACTGATCTTCCCAATCTGGAGATCAGCAACTTGGTATCCGATGATTCAAGCTCAAGTTCCTCGTCATCATCGTCACATGTTTCCTCAAGTACTGGGAACATTCCAAGAAGTATTGACCAAACAATCAGTAGAGTCGATACCAATCCAGATTCAACAACGTTGGAAACTGGGGATTATTCAACTTTCCAATCTCATGTAATGTCATTCGCTCgtacaacaaatacaaaaacAGCTGAGCTGTTAATGAAGTCTTGGGAACCTTCAACTCTCAAAGTATATAGCTCCAGTTATACAAGATTCCGCAATTTCTGTACTTTGAACTCTTTGAATCCAGCAAACATAACCTTAGTTGTTTTCATGGATTATCTTACACATCTGTTCAAGCACAAACCTCCGTTAGCCTTCTCAACAATTAACGGTCATCGCTCTATGTTGAATCAGTTGTTACTCCTTAGGAATCAAACTGATATTGTTAATGATCCATTCATTACAAGAATTATGACTGGTATTCACAAGTTGCGTCCTTCATCAGCAAAGTATAAAGAGATATGGGATGCAAACCAAGTATTCAAGCACTTATCTACTATCAAAGTCATCCCTAAGTACACATACACTGCGCTATTAAATAAGACACTTGTACTCTGTAAAATGTTTGGTTTAGCAAGATCATCAGACTTGGTGAAGTGGTCGTTCAAAGGTCTCATTATTACTCCTGACTCAATCAAAGGTCCAGTTATCAATGCTAAAGAACAAAGAAGTGGTGTTGTTTCAATCTTAGAATTAACATCGTTAGATGATACTAACTCTCAAGTATGCCCTGTTCGCCACCTTGCAACATACCTTAGAGCTTCTAAAGGAAGAAGAAAGCCCCATTCGGGTGACTCTGTCTTTATTAAGAATGAGGGTGAACCGCTTCAagttaatgatattaattcaattgtaCTATCAACACTCTCAAAGTCAGGTATTGATATTGTCAAGTTCAAATCTCACTCTACCCGTTCCGCTATGGCTTCTCTGCTGTTGTCCAATAACGCTCCGTTCCACGTTGTAAAGAAGTTGGGTCGTTGGAAATCAAACGATACTGTAGATACTTTCTACGATAAAAGAATCATTGGTGAAAAATCTGGTGGTTTCTTAAATACTGTCGTCCAAAtttcataa